From Cetobacterium sp. ZOR0034, a single genomic window includes:
- a CDS encoding dicarboxylate/amino acid:cation symporter, whose amino-acid sequence MKKLSLTNKIFMALILGVISGLILYPFKENVLVKKYVIDFFFNFLGTGFTRAIRMIVVPLVFCSLTMGAAGVEDIKKLGRVGIKTLTFYLGTTAVAITLALGVGSLINPGKGVVLSQISSTTVSVSESKPFVDILLGMIPVNPVEALAKGDMLQIIVFSIVCGVAMALLGDRVSTVRKGMEELNSLVLKMVEIVMHIAPFGVYGLIGKTFATLGYAAMLPLLKYFIGVVVVLFLHYLITYQSLLILIAKYNPLTFLKKFSGPMIVAFSTSSSSATLPASMETLQEEFGVSKSISSFTLPLGSTINMDGTAIMQGVATIFIAQIYGVSLTMGDFVTVIITATLASIGTAGVPGVGVIMLGMVLQQVGLPLEGMALVMGIDRFVDMFRTVVNITGDAVCTLIVAKTEGEMVREEDATSIKSNKLA is encoded by the coding sequence GTGAAAAAATTAAGTTTAACAAATAAGATTTTTATGGCATTGATTTTAGGTGTTATCAGTGGATTGATATTGTATCCTTTTAAAGAGAATGTTTTGGTTAAAAAATATGTTATAGATTTCTTCTTTAATTTTTTAGGAACTGGATTCACAAGGGCGATTAGAATGATAGTAGTACCTTTAGTATTTTGTTCTTTAACGATGGGTGCTGCAGGAGTTGAAGATATAAAAAAATTAGGTAGAGTTGGAATAAAAACGTTGACATTTTATTTAGGAACGACAGCTGTGGCAATCACTTTAGCATTAGGGGTTGGGTCGTTAATAAATCCTGGAAAAGGTGTTGTGTTATCTCAGATATCGTCAACAACTGTAAGTGTTTCTGAATCTAAGCCGTTTGTAGATATTTTGTTAGGGATGATTCCTGTAAATCCAGTAGAAGCTTTGGCTAAAGGAGATATGCTTCAAATAATAGTTTTCTCAATAGTTTGCGGAGTGGCAATGGCTTTATTAGGAGATAGAGTTTCGACAGTTAGAAAAGGTATGGAGGAGTTAAACAGTTTAGTTTTAAAAATGGTAGAGATTGTAATGCACATAGCTCCATTTGGAGTTTATGGATTGATCGGAAAAACTTTTGCAACTTTGGGATATGCAGCTATGCTACCATTGTTAAAGTATTTTATAGGTGTTGTAGTGGTTCTGTTTTTACACTATTTAATAACTTATCAGAGTTTACTTATTTTAATAGCAAAGTATAATCCTTTGACATTTTTAAAGAAATTTTCAGGTCCGATGATAGTAGCATTTTCAACATCATCGAGTAGTGCAACACTACCTGCTTCAATGGAAACTTTACAAGAGGAGTTTGGAGTTTCAAAAAGTATTTCATCATTTACACTACCTTTAGGAAGTACTATAAATATGGATGGAACAGCTATAATGCAGGGAGTTGCGACAATATTTATAGCTCAGATATACGGTGTTTCATTGACGATGGGAGATTTTGTAACGGTAATTATAACAGCGACATTAGCATCAATAGGAACTGCGGGTGTTCCAGGAGTTGGAGTAATCATGTTAGGAATGGTATTGCAACAAGTTGGATTACCTTTAGAAGGAATGGCGCTTGTTATGGGAATAGATAGATTCGTAGATATGTTTAGAACTGTTGTTAATATAACAGGAGATGCAGTTTGCACGTTGATTGTGGCTAAAACCGAGGGGGAAATGGTTAGAGAAGAGGATGCCACATCAATTAAAAGCAATAAATTAGCTTAA
- a CDS encoding YeiH family protein yields the protein MEAVKENKKSFKETILDLFKFEDYWAILLATILLIFCIFMYMGSNSNGVLGKAEVYNDIMKSEGERASFKTVQWHEAQFDKNALAIKTSVSETVKNILGKPKKWTTNPMESLYLSEATALEKGAPFIKEYEESRQITALAREKALEATTLAEGSMFSDEELNRAATASVDEWLISRDKENKLKAKAVVKPYNLIPNLLILLASIGIYFSLGMKKMGRDREGFLQGFPFVFLLAMSAYLLGEQETLKAWGLGYVFWGLVLGLIVSNTVGTPKKLLAAAQTEYFIKTGLILLGSTVLVNKVLLIGIPGIFVTWFVTPVVLVLTFLFGDKVLKMESKSLNMVMSADMSVSGVSAAIAAAAACKAKKEELTLSVSISIMFTAFMMIAMPMFIKALNMDPVLGGAWIGGTVDSTGAVVAAGEYLGPVARDVAATIKMIQNIIIGVMALGVAAYWSLKVDTSMAAEKDFSFKGSMLEIWNRFPKFILGFIGASLLFSGIYAMLGIDGSKIIIDKGMVSGLISPLQGWLFCLAFTSIGLSTNFGELSKLFKGGKPITLYIVGKIINLSVTFGAAYLMFHIVFPEITKSLMSL from the coding sequence ATGGAAGCTGTAAAAGAGAACAAAAAAAGTTTTAAGGAAACAATACTAGATTTATTTAAATTTGAGGATTACTGGGCGATATTACTAGCGACAATTTTATTAATATTTTGTATTTTTATGTATATGGGATCTAACTCGAATGGCGTGTTGGGAAAAGCCGAAGTATATAATGATATAATGAAAAGTGAGGGAGAAAGAGCATCTTTTAAAACGGTTCAATGGCATGAAGCGCAGTTTGATAAGAATGCTTTAGCAATAAAAACATCGGTTTCTGAAACAGTAAAAAATATTTTAGGAAAACCTAAAAAATGGACGACAAATCCTATGGAATCTTTATATTTAAGTGAGGCGACAGCTTTAGAAAAGGGAGCTCCATTTATTAAGGAGTATGAAGAGTCTAGACAAATAACAGCTTTAGCGAGAGAGAAAGCTTTAGAAGCAACAACTTTAGCAGAGGGAAGCATGTTTTCGGATGAAGAGTTAAATAGAGCAGCTACAGCGTCTGTAGATGAATGGCTGATAAGTAGAGATAAAGAGAATAAGTTAAAGGCCAAAGCTGTAGTTAAGCCTTATAACTTAATTCCTAATTTACTTATTTTGTTGGCATCTATTGGTATATATTTTAGTTTAGGAATGAAAAAGATGGGAAGAGATAGAGAGGGATTCTTACAAGGGTTTCCATTTGTATTTTTATTGGCAATGAGTGCCTATCTTTTAGGAGAGCAAGAAACTTTAAAGGCTTGGGGATTAGGATATGTATTTTGGGGATTAGTTTTAGGACTAATTGTAAGTAATACTGTTGGAACACCTAAGAAACTTTTAGCAGCTGCTCAAACAGAGTATTTTATAAAAACTGGATTGATACTTTTAGGATCGACTGTATTAGTAAATAAAGTTTTATTAATAGGAATACCAGGGATATTTGTAACATGGTTTGTAACTCCTGTGGTTTTAGTTTTAACATTCCTATTTGGTGATAAAGTTTTAAAAATGGAGTCAAAGAGTTTAAATATGGTAATGTCTGCTGACATGTCAGTGAGTGGAGTATCAGCAGCGATAGCAGCGGCAGCAGCTTGTAAAGCAAAGAAGGAAGAGCTTACATTATCAGTTAGTATTTCTATAATGTTTACTGCTTTTATGATGATAGCTATGCCAATGTTTATAAAAGCTTTAAATATGGATCCTGTTTTAGGGGGAGCTTGGATTGGTGGAACTGTAGATTCGACAGGAGCTGTAGTTGCAGCAGGAGAATACTTAGGACCTGTAGCAAGAGATGTTGCCGCAACAATTAAGATGATTCAAAATATAATAATTGGTGTAATGGCATTAGGAGTTGCAGCATATTGGTCATTGAAGGTAGATACATCTATGGCCGCAGAAAAGGATTTCTCGTTTAAAGGGTCAATGCTTGAAATATGGAATAGATTCCCTAAATTTATTTTAGGATTTATTGGAGCTTCTTTATTATTTTCTGGAATATATGCAATGTTAGGGATAGATGGATCTAAAATAATAATAGATAAAGGAATGGTTAGTGGATTGATATCTCCATTACAAGGTTGGTTATTCTGTTTGGCATTTACAAGTATTGGATTATCTACTAATTTTGGTGAATTAAGTAAGTTGTTTAAAGGTGGAAAACCAATAACACTTTATATAGTTGGGAAAATAATAAATTTAAGTGTTACATTTGGAGCAGCATATTTAATGTTCCACATTGTGTTCCCAGAGATAACAAAATCGCTTATGAGTTTATAA
- a CDS encoding OmpA family protein produces the protein MKNTKLICSVLLAGSLFGACTSTNGGYNNLNSKTTGTAGGAAIGALIGQAIGQDTKGTLIGAGIGALAGLGWGAYKDQQTKELQARLQNTSVKVTDEGNYINLNLPGGVTFPTNGSVIGNGFYAPLNDIASVLNQYPETRIVISGHTDNTGAYSYNMDLSVKRARSVADYVVRRGVNPNRITINGFGPDRPIASNGTTTGRAQNRRVEIQIFPAY, from the coding sequence ATGAAAAATACAAAACTTATCTGTTCTGTTCTTTTAGCTGGTTCACTTTTTGGTGCTTGTACTTCTACTAATGGTGGTTATAACAACCTAAATAGTAAAACTACTGGAACTGCTGGTGGAGCTGCTATAGGTGCTCTTATCGGGCAAGCAATCGGACAAGATACTAAAGGAACTCTTATCGGAGCTGGTATTGGAGCTCTTGCTGGTCTAGGATGGGGAGCATACAAAGATCAACAAACAAAAGAGTTACAAGCTAGATTACAAAACACTTCAGTTAAGGTAACTGATGAAGGAAATTACATTAATCTTAATCTTCCTGGCGGAGTTACATTCCCAACTAACGGATCTGTTATTGGAAATGGATTCTACGCTCCTCTTAATGATATAGCTTCTGTTTTAAATCAATACCCTGAAACAAGAATAGTTATATCTGGACACACAGATAACACTGGTGCTTACTCTTACAATATGGATCTATCAGTTAAAAGAGCAAGAAGTGTTGCTGATTATGTAGTTAGAAGAGGAGTAAATCCTAATAGAATAACTATAAACGGATTTGGTCCAGATAGACCAATCGCAAGTAACGGAACTACTACAGGTAGAGCTCAAAATAGAAGGGTTGAAATCCAAATTTTCCCTGCTTACTAA
- the asrB gene encoding anaerobic sulfite reductase subunit AsrB — protein sequence MQNLIMPTPYRLLDVKQVTDIEFLFRVEYPAAGDIKFGQFMQLSLPKVGECPISVTDFSAEEGWAEFLIRKVGVVTDEIFNLHAGDLLPMRGPYGKGFDAIDIKNKKVIIVTGGSGLAPVRSLINHIHKNPAEVQSMELLFGFKDDNSILFRDEILEWRKKHPMVLTVDKGCGLDGECVGLVTEYVPHLKMLSNEFHDLEVVIVGPPNMMKYTAIEFEKLGVPTDKIWVSFERKMSCAIGKCGHCRIDEVYVCLEGPVFNYSQAKYLID from the coding sequence ATGCAAAATTTAATAATGCCAACGCCATACAGATTATTAGATGTTAAGCAAGTTACTGATATTGAATTTTTATTTAGAGTTGAATATCCAGCAGCTGGAGATATAAAGTTTGGACAATTTATGCAACTATCTCTTCCTAAAGTAGGGGAGTGTCCAATATCAGTTACTGATTTCTCAGCTGAAGAGGGATGGGCAGAGTTTTTAATCAGAAAAGTAGGAGTAGTAACAGACGAGATATTTAATCTTCATGCAGGGGACTTACTTCCAATGAGAGGACCTTATGGAAAAGGGTTTGATGCAATTGATATAAAAAATAAAAAAGTGATTATCGTAACAGGAGGATCAGGACTAGCTCCGGTTAGATCGTTAATCAATCATATACATAAAAATCCAGCTGAAGTTCAATCAATGGAGCTACTATTTGGATTTAAAGATGACAACTCAATACTATTTAGAGATGAGATTTTAGAGTGGAGAAAAAAGCATCCAATGGTACTAACAGTAGATAAAGGGTGCGGATTAGATGGGGAGTGCGTAGGACTTGTTACAGAATATGTACCTCATTTAAAAATGTTATCAAATGAGTTTCATGATTTAGAAGTTGTGATTGTTGGACCACCTAATATGATGAAATATACAGCTATAGAGTTTGAAAAATTAGGAGTTCCTACTGATAAAATTTGGGTATCTTTCGAAAGAAAGATGTCGTGTGCAATCGGGAAATGTGGTCATTGTAGAATAGATGAAGTTTATGTTTGTCTAGAAGGACCTGTATTTAATTATTCTCAAGCTAAATATCTAATCGACTAA
- a CDS encoding bifunctional UDP-sugar hydrolase/5'-nucleotidase codes for MNKNLKVFGLMGLVLALSACKVLPPKDGEYELTLVHVNDVHGRAVESKNDGVGLARVKTIAKALEQDRNNGKVLLIDAGDTMHGTTFATLTKGESMVETLNAVGLDYATLGNHDFNYGQERLEELLSMQKYKTLAANVIDKNTGKPVAGTYDIRRIDGVKVGFFGLATPETYFKTNPNNVKNITIADPIATAKTVVAQMKKEGVKFIVVISHLGDDESTAKHLQSIGVAEAVPEIDLIIDGHSHTELKEKKVVNGVTIVQTGEYTKNVGVVKVDFDKLKDRNAAIDYTLYTKDIIMNGDNPVPEDEKVKATIDEISKKQEMITSVKVGENPILLQGDRAFVRTGETNLAQLITDAMVWKTGADVAITNGGGIRASINPGEVTVGDIISVLPFGNYVITKEVKGSDLQKAVENGLKSYPESLGAMAQVSGMTVKFNVKNPAHRRVLEIKVGDKKLDPNKTYVVATNDFMAAGGDGYTSLAGGKEIGHYPGLDEVLIEYIQKVGLEGRDKVVPRLIPKK; via the coding sequence ATGAATAAAAATTTAAAAGTTTTTGGTTTAATGGGACTGGTTTTAGCTCTTTCTGCTTGTAAGGTGTTACCACCGAAAGATGGAGAATACGAACTAACTCTAGTTCATGTAAACGATGTTCACGGAAGAGCAGTAGAAAGCAAAAATGATGGTGTGGGGTTAGCGAGAGTAAAGACTATAGCTAAAGCATTAGAGCAGGATAGAAATAATGGTAAAGTTTTATTGATAGATGCAGGAGACACTATGCATGGAACAACATTTGCGACTTTAACTAAAGGTGAGTCGATGGTTGAGACATTAAATGCAGTAGGTTTAGATTATGCAACTTTAGGAAATCATGACTTCAACTATGGACAAGAGAGATTAGAAGAGTTACTTTCTATGCAAAAATATAAAACTTTAGCGGCGAATGTTATAGATAAAAATACTGGAAAACCAGTTGCAGGAACTTATGATATTAGAAGAATAGATGGAGTAAAGGTTGGATTCTTTGGATTAGCAACTCCAGAAACATATTTCAAAACAAATCCAAACAATGTAAAAAATATTACAATTGCTGATCCAATTGCAACGGCTAAAACAGTAGTGGCACAAATGAAAAAAGAGGGAGTGAAATTTATAGTAGTGATTTCACACTTAGGAGACGACGAAAGTACGGCTAAGCATTTACAAAGTATAGGAGTGGCAGAAGCTGTTCCAGAAATAGATTTAATTATTGATGGTCACAGTCATACAGAATTGAAAGAGAAGAAGGTTGTAAATGGTGTAACAATAGTACAAACAGGTGAGTATACAAAAAATGTTGGTGTTGTAAAAGTTGATTTCGATAAATTAAAAGATAGAAATGCAGCAATTGACTATACTTTATATACTAAAGATATAATAATGAATGGAGATAATCCAGTACCTGAAGATGAGAAGGTAAAAGCAACAATAGATGAAATATCTAAGAAACAAGAGATGATAACAAGTGTAAAAGTTGGAGAAAATCCAATTTTATTACAAGGAGATAGAGCTTTTGTAAGAACTGGAGAAACAAACTTGGCTCAATTAATAACGGATGCAATGGTTTGGAAAACAGGAGCTGACGTAGCAATAACAAATGGTGGAGGAATAAGAGCTTCTATAAATCCAGGAGAAGTAACAGTTGGAGATATTATTAGTGTATTACCATTTGGAAATTATGTTATAACAAAAGAAGTAAAAGGATCTGATTTACAAAAAGCTGTTGAAAACGGATTAAAATCATATCCAGAATCATTAGGAGCAATGGCTCAAGTTTCTGGAATGACTGTTAAATTTAATGTGAAAAATCCAGCACATAGAAGAGTTTTAGAAATAAAAGTAGGAGATAAGAAATTAGATCCTAACAAGACATATGTTGTAGCAACAAATGACTTTATGGCAGCAGGTGGAGATGGATATACATCTTTAGCTGGTGGAAAAGAGATTGGACATTATCCAGGACTTGATGAAGTATTAATTGAATATATTCAAAAAGTAGGATTAGAAGGAAGAGATAAAGTAGTTCCAAGATTAATACCAAAGAAATAG
- a CDS encoding FMN-binding protein produces MTKEGLRKISVMAFIGLGLLLGIYDANKPGPMLVKGSGTGYNGELSVELQVKPKGKEFKIIGLNVTHTDTPPIADPAIETLKNQVLRNQNADLDVVAGATYTSEGVQEAVKNAIEKIGK; encoded by the coding sequence ATGACAAAAGAGGGTTTAAGGAAAATATCTGTAATGGCCTTTATAGGATTGGGATTGCTGTTAGGAATATATGATGCTAATAAGCCGGGACCAATGTTAGTAAAAGGAAGCGGAACAGGTTATAATGGAGAGCTGTCTGTAGAGTTACAAGTTAAGCCAAAAGGAAAAGAATTTAAAATTATAGGTTTGAATGTAACGCATACAGATACACCACCAATTGCAGATCCAGCTATAGAAACTTTAAAAAATCAAGTTTTAAGAAATCAGAATGCGGATTTAGATGTTGTTGCAGGAGCAACATATACATCTGAGGGTGTACAAGAAGCTGTAAAAAATGCAATTGAAAAAATTGGTAAATAA
- a CDS encoding RluA family pseudouridine synthase: MKKFTVEAEFHNMKISQYLKEKGYSGRGIRNVEVYLNGKRVKTTKQVKKNARLLVKEKEKEVGIKPIQMDLKIMFEDKNLIIINKDPYLVVHPTTKKTDLTLANGVIHYLQEQTGKIQPPRFFNRLDMNTSGLIVVAKNAYTQAFLQSDKEKVSKFYQAIVKGIVKEDEMMIEIPIGKEGDELRRKEMSPEEGGQTAKTSMKVLERFPEDNLTLIELELFTGRTHQIRAHMSLVGHPILGDELYGGEDIRAKRQLLHAFKLIFTDVETNEKIKVEAPLPDDFKEILHKVNS, translated from the coding sequence ATGAAAAAATTTACTGTCGAAGCTGAATTTCACAATATGAAAATATCTCAATACCTAAAAGAAAAAGGATATTCTGGAAGAGGTATCAGAAATGTAGAAGTTTACTTAAATGGAAAAAGAGTTAAAACAACCAAACAAGTTAAAAAAAATGCTAGACTTTTAGTTAAGGAGAAAGAAAAAGAAGTTGGAATCAAACCTATTCAAATGGATTTAAAAATTATGTTCGAAGATAAGAACCTAATTATTATCAATAAAGATCCTTATCTTGTTGTTCATCCAACAACAAAAAAAACAGACTTAACTTTAGCTAACGGAGTAATCCACTATCTTCAAGAACAAACAGGAAAAATTCAACCACCTAGATTTTTCAATCGTCTAGATATGAACACTTCTGGACTTATTGTTGTAGCTAAAAACGCTTATACTCAAGCTTTTTTACAAAGTGATAAAGAGAAGGTTTCTAAATTCTATCAAGCTATTGTTAAGGGTATTGTCAAAGAAGATGAAATGATGATCGAAATTCCTATAGGAAAAGAGGGAGACGAACTTAGAAGAAAAGAGATGTCTCCTGAAGAGGGTGGACAAACAGCTAAAACAAGTATGAAAGTTTTAGAGCGTTTCCCTGAGGATAATTTAACTCTTATTGAACTAGAGTTATTTACAGGTAGAACTCATCAAATACGTGCCCATATGTCTTTAGTTGGTCATCCTATTCTTGGTGATGAATTATATGGTGGCGAAGATATTCGAGCCAAAAGACAGCTTTTACACGCCTTCAAACTTATCTTTACAGATGTAGAAACTAATGAAAAAATCAAAGTTGAAGCACCGCTTCCTGATGACTTCAAAGAGATTTTACACAAAGTAAATAGCTAA
- the asrC gene encoding sulfite reductase subunit C: MNHDINITKMKLNCFRQSKVPGEFMIQLRVPGGLIEAKYLKVIQDIAERWGDGTFHMGMRQTLNAPGIKFENVEAVNAYLEEYIKEVDVEMCGVDMEVNKAGYPTIGARNIMACIGNSHCVKANINTWELARKLEKQIFPSHYHIKMAIAGCPNDCAKGHFNDFGIIGVTKPIYVKDRCIGCGRCVKVCDHAATRVLKLENHRIVKDSCCCVGCGECVEACPSSAWVRPEQKLFRVIIGGRTGKQYPRMGKMFLNWVTEDVIMKVIGNWQKFSANVLHHKPMYIHGGHLIDRAGYQKFKEMMLDGVELNPEAQVAQRILWAETEYRANINVKPISQHPSPGEAYTLEKPFNYGGGH, from the coding sequence GTGAATCACGATATTAATATAACTAAAATGAAACTGAATTGCTTCCGTCAATCAAAAGTTCCTGGGGAGTTCATGATCCAACTTCGTGTTCCAGGAGGGTTAATTGAAGCTAAATATTTAAAGGTAATACAAGATATAGCAGAGAGATGGGGAGATGGAACTTTCCACATGGGTATGAGACAAACTCTAAATGCCCCTGGTATTAAATTTGAAAATGTAGAAGCTGTAAATGCTTATTTAGAAGAGTATATAAAAGAAGTAGATGTTGAGATGTGTGGAGTTGACATGGAGGTTAATAAAGCTGGTTATCCAACTATAGGAGCTAGAAATATAATGGCTTGTATAGGTAACTCACACTGTGTAAAAGCAAACATAAATACTTGGGAGTTAGCAAGAAAGCTTGAAAAGCAAATCTTCCCAAGCCACTATCATATTAAAATGGCGATAGCAGGATGTCCAAATGACTGTGCTAAAGGTCATTTTAATGATTTTGGAATAATCGGAGTAACAAAACCAATCTATGTAAAAGATAGATGTATTGGTTGTGGAAGATGTGTGAAGGTTTGTGATCACGCTGCTACAAGAGTTTTAAAACTAGAAAATCATAGAATTGTTAAAGATTCTTGCTGCTGTGTTGGTTGTGGAGAGTGTGTTGAAGCATGTCCATCATCAGCTTGGGTAAGACCAGAACAAAAATTATTTAGAGTTATCATTGGGGGAAGAACAGGAAAGCAATACCCAAGAATGGGTAAGATGTTCTTAAACTGGGTAACTGAGGATGTAATTATGAAGGTTATTGGAAACTGGCAAAAGTTCTCAGCTAACGTTTTACATCATAAACCTATGTATATCCATGGAGGTCATTTGATTGATAGAGCTGGATATCAAAAGTTTAAAGAGATGATGCTAGATGGAGTTGAATTGAATCCAGAAGCACAAGTAGCACAAAGAATTCTTTGGGCAGAGACAGAGTATAGAGCTAATATAAATGTTAAACCTATATCTCAACATCCAAGTCCTGGAGAAGCTTACACATTAGAAAAGCCGTTTAATTATGGTGGAGGACACTAG
- the asrA gene encoding anaerobic sulfite reductase subunit AsrA — protein MGYKITAENFDSLLKNLSKEYKVYAPKRFPKQGRYSDTDIVRYDRVYSANEIVHEEKSDYAAKEALSPITETVLYFTDADYRESKVVDERPMLVFARACDIHSIKRYDDIFLKNGGFEDSYYKRMREKTKFVLIECPKNGWDTCFCASMGTGSADEYAFGVKFLDGEVLIETKDSEFNTYFAGNEELEFKVTPVTENVRTVRIPEINDKETQIAVKSLEMWKEFDKRCLMCGSCTVSCSTCTCFTTYDMNYTSDSNAGERRRINASCHVDGYTDMAGNHSFRKAGGERMRFKVMHKIHDHKKRFKEHHMCVGCGRCDDKCPVFISFATTVNKLAAEVDKLNGGAK, from the coding sequence ATGGGATACAAAATAACAGCAGAAAATTTTGATAGCTTGTTAAAAAATCTTAGCAAAGAGTATAAAGTATATGCTCCAAAGAGATTTCCTAAGCAAGGAAGATATTCGGATACGGATATTGTAAGATATGATAGAGTTTATTCGGCAAATGAGATTGTGCATGAAGAGAAATCTGATTACGCAGCTAAAGAAGCTCTTAGCCCAATAACAGAAACAGTTTTATATTTTACTGATGCAGATTACAGAGAATCAAAAGTTGTTGATGAGAGACCAATGCTTGTATTTGCAAGAGCTTGCGATATACATTCGATTAAAAGATATGATGATATATTCTTAAAAAATGGTGGGTTTGAAGATTCGTACTACAAAAGAATGAGAGAAAAAACAAAGTTTGTTTTAATTGAATGCCCTAAAAATGGATGGGATACTTGCTTCTGCGCTTCGATGGGAACTGGATCGGCAGACGAGTATGCTTTTGGAGTTAAATTCTTAGATGGAGAGGTTTTAATAGAAACTAAAGACTCTGAATTTAACACTTACTTTGCAGGAAATGAAGAGTTAGAGTTTAAAGTGACTCCTGTTACTGAAAATGTGAGAACAGTTAGAATACCAGAGATAAATGATAAAGAAACTCAAATCGCAGTTAAAAGTTTAGAGATGTGGAAAGAGTTTGATAAAAGATGTTTAATGTGTGGAAGTTGTACTGTATCTTGCTCAACTTGTACTTGTTTTACAACATATGATATGAACTACACATCGGATTCAAATGCAGGGGAAAGAAGAAGAATAAATGCTTCTTGCCATGTAGATGGATATACTGATATGGCTGGAAACCACTCGTTTAGAAAAGCTGGTGGAGAGAGAATGAGATTTAAAGTTATGCATAAGATTCACGACCATAAAAAGAGATTTAAAGAACACCATATGTGTGTTGGATGTGGAAGATGTGATGATAAGTGTCCAGTATTTATATCGTTTGCAACTACTGTAAATAAATTAGCAGCAGAAGTTGATAAACTAAATGGAGGTGCTAAATAA